The Acidobacteriaceae bacterium nucleotide sequence CTTGAGCGCTGCCTCGAGAGGAGTGTCCCCCATCTCAAGGTAGCGATCAATGTTCTCAATCATCACGATGGCATCGTCGACGACGAAGCCGGTCGAGATGGTCAGCGCCATCAGCGACAGGTTGTCGAGCGAGTAGCCAAGCATGTACATCACGCAGAACGTGCCGACAATCGACAACGGTACCGCTACCGCCGGAATCACCGTCGCCGCGAACGAACGCAGGAAGAGGAAGATCACCATGACCACGAGCGCGATGGTGAGACACAGCTCAAACTTCACGTCCGACACCGAAGCGCGGATGGTGCTGGTTCGATCAGTGAGAACTTCCAGCTTCACACCCGGGGGCAACGAAGCCTGCAGCTTGGGCAGCAGAGCCTGAACACGATCGACGACGCCGATGATGTTCGCTCCGGGCTGACGCTGAATATTGAGCAGCACCGCAGGATCGAGCGAGGCCTTGGTCGCCGGAACGGTAACTTTATTGCCGAACTTGTCCTTGTCCGTGTGCTCTTCGACGGCAGCCTTCCCCGTCCATGCAGCCTGATACAGGTTCTCTGCACCATCGATGGAGTTCGCCACATCCTTCAACCGCACGGGAGCGCCGTTGCGATACGCGATGATGACGTTCTGGTAGTCGGTGGAGTTGAGCAGCTGATCGTTTGCGCCAATCGTGTAAGCCTGGCGGGGTCCGTTCAGCGAGCCCTTCGCCTGATCGATGCTCGTTTCAGCAATCGCCGTACGAATGTCTTCGAGTGAAAGGCCGTAGCTGGCCAGCGCCGTGGGGTTCGCCTGGATACGTACCGACGGCTTCTGTCCGCCAGCGATCGACACGAGACCGACGCCGGTGAGCTGCGAGATCTTCTGCGCCAGCACGGTATCGGCGAGATCTTCCACCTTGGATAGCGGCAGCGTGTTCGACGTCAGTGAAAGCGTGAGAATCGGTGCATCGGCCGGGTTCACCTTCGCATAGACCGGCGGGTTCGGCAGATCGGTAGGCAGGTAGCTGTTGGCGGCGTTGATGGCCGCCTGCACATCCTGCTGGGCGATGTCGATGGACTCAGAGAGCGAGAACTCCAGCGTGATGACGGAGCCGCCGCCGGAGGAGACGCTGGTCATCTGCTGCAGGCCGGGGATCTGGCCGAACTGGCGCTCGAGCGGCGAAGTGACCGAGTTCACCATCACCTCCGGGCTTGCGCCCGGATAGAAGGTCGTCACCTGAATAATCGGGTAATCCACCTCCGGCAACGCGCTGACCGGAAGCTGCATGTACGCTACTGCGCCCGCAAGCAAAATGGCCACCATTAACAACGTGGTGGCCACCGGCCGCAGAATAAATGGCCGTGAAGGGCTCACTAGTTCGATCCTCCGCCGTTTGCGCTACCGCTGGGCGTTGAGTTGACGGTCGAGCCGGGGCCAGACGCGTTATGCGCATGGCTCCCGCTCGAGGGTGTCGATGAGTCGGTAACGAGACCGCTGTTCCCCGTATCGGCAGCCGCTGCCGGCTTCGGCGAGGTCTTGGCAGCGAGAGGGGTGACATTCGCGCCGTCAACCAGCTTCTCCTGGCCGTCGATCACAACCTGCTGGCCCTGCTGAAGAACTCCGCTGGACAGGATCGACTGCGTGCCGATGACGAAGTCCACGTGCACCAGAACCTGATCCGCGTGGTACTTGGCAGCGCCGTCGTCCTTAGCCGTTTCGGTCGTGCCTGCAGCCTTCGCCGCACTGGCTGAGGGCTGGTTCTGCAGCTTGTCCTGAGGCGTCGGGCCGGAGTTCACCACGAAGATGTAATCGCCCTTCGTACCGCTCTCGATAGCCGCAGTCGGAATCACGGTCGCGTTCTGGCGCTCGTTCAGAATCAGGCGAACGTTGACGAACTGGTTGGCGAAGAGTTCGCTGTCCTTGTTGTCAAAGATTGCCTTCAACTTGGCCGTGCCCGTGGTGGTGTCAATCTGGTTGTCGATCGTCAGCAGCGTGCCGGCGGCGATCTTGTGGGAGTCAGCGCGGTCATACGCTTCGACGACCAGCTTGTTGCCGCCCTTCATCGCCTTCTGCACCAGCGAGAGCTGATCTTCCGGCAGGGTGAAGACAACGGCGATCGGGTGGATCTGCGTGATGACCACAAGGCCGGTCGTGCTGCTGGCCAGGACAAGGTTGCCGGGATCTACCTGGCGCAGACCAACCACACCGTCGATCGGCGAGTAGATGCGCGTGTAACCAAGGTTTACGCGGGCCGACTCGATAGCTGCGCGGTCCGCCTTCACCGTGCCTTCCGCCTGTCCAGCGGTGGAGACCTGCGTCTGCTGCGACTCCTTGGAGACGACACCAGCCTGATAGAGCGCCGAGTACCGCTGGGCCTCTGCCTGCGCGTACTTCAGGTTCGCTTCGTCCTTGGCCAGGGTGCCGATCGCCTGATCCAGCGTCGCCTGGTAGGGACGGGGGTCGATCTGCAACAGCAACTGCCCCTTCTTCACGGTCTGCCCTTCGCGGAAGTTCACCTGCAGCAACTGACCATCGACGCGCGAGTTCAGGGTGACAGTGTTGTAGGCCGTTACCGTTCCCAGCGCGCTCAGGAAGACAGGCACGGTCTTGAACTGCACCGGCACGGTCTGTACGGGGGTCGGGCGATTCGCAGCAGCTTCCGCCTTGGCAGCTTCCTTCTTAGTAGCAGCGTTATTGGAGTGAATGCGCCAGAAGATAACGCCGATGACGAGCAGAATAATCAGCAGCACAATCCAGAGACGCCCGCTGCCACCGTGGCGCGGAGTATCTTCCGTTGCGTGTGCCGGCAAAAGGTGACCGGGGTCCGTGACCGTGGGCTGCTGGTGGGTGGGGGTATTGTGCGCGTCGGGCATACGCCTGGGGGAACTCCTGCGGAAGATTCTTGCTTTGTGTTTCTTAG carries:
- a CDS encoding efflux RND transporter periplasmic adaptor subunit: MPDAHNTPTHQQPTVTDPGHLLPAHATEDTPRHGGSGRLWIVLLIILLVIGVIFWRIHSNNAATKKEAAKAEAAANRPTPVQTVPVQFKTVPVFLSALGTVTAYNTVTLNSRVDGQLLQVNFREGQTVKKGQLLLQIDPRPYQATLDQAIGTLAKDEANLKYAQAEAQRYSALYQAGVVSKESQQTQVSTAGQAEGTVKADRAAIESARVNLGYTRIYSPIDGVVGLRQVDPGNLVLASSTTGLVVITQIHPIAVVFTLPEDQLSLVQKAMKGGNKLVVEAYDRADSHKIAAGTLLTIDNQIDTTTGTAKLKAIFDNKDSELFANQFVNVRLILNERQNATVIPTAAIESGTKGDYIFVVNSGPTPQDKLQNQPSASAAKAAGTTETAKDDGAAKYHADQVLVHVDFVIGTQSILSSGVLQQGQQVVIDGQEKLVDGANVTPLAAKTSPKPAAAADTGNSGLVTDSSTPSSGSHAHNASGPGSTVNSTPSGSANGGGSN